A stretch of the Paenibacillus dendritiformis genome encodes the following:
- a CDS encoding non-ribosomal peptide synthetase: MGFASRLDRLAVAASQKSKERDYWLAALSGEYDKSGFPCDDARGTGLQAEEAPFRLPPELTARLLQVSNGSDAKLHVVLSAALAALLARLGNRNDVVIGTPIYRQREEAEFINAVLPLRAKLDGSLSFRQCLLQMQETIVGAVEHQSYPMELAAQQLGLPADDPLAHPLFETALLLDNIHDERYFRDVKWKTLFRFRRTEDGIDGAIQYNSRLYRSGTMASLASRYMLLLREALANPDQPLRSIPVLLPGEKERLLGPLAGGSSDYPREQAVHRLFEEQAARTPDAPAVISREGQLTYGELNAKANQLAWRLRAAGVEKGEIVGLLLAPSADMLVGMLAALKAGGAFLPIDPDYPDERIAFMLEDSGARVVLTQRPLAGRTAGREALCFDEAEPFAGETENGTAADPEALAYVIYTSGSTGQPKGVMIEHRSLVNLAFWHIRAFGVTPADRSIKYAGFGFDASVWEVFPYLLAGSAIHIVPADIRLDARKLNGFFAEQGITIAFLPTMMCEQFIELPERKAETLRILLTGGDRLKRYAPGSFRLFNNYGPTENTVVTTCAEIRTDDGGIPIGRPIDNTRVYVLDRDLQLLPPGVPGEICVAGAGLARGYLGRPELTAERFVPHPLVPGERLYRTGDLGRWLSDGMLEYCGRQDDQVKVRGYRIEPGEIEMLLRAHEEVREAVIRVREDENGQNMLCAYYTGPAGLSAAELRDYLAPQLPAYMIPSYFVRLERLPVTANGKLDAKALPNPKELVHTGKKYVAPQGGIENMLVRIWAEVLSIREDKVGVQDTFFDLGGNSFQLVQAVNKLSEAFGREIPVPVMFQYTTIAALGGYLERLDSGEAPRPQEMADNEEIDAGFATMEQTMFLLEGAHDD, from the coding sequence ATGGGGTTCGCAAGTAGATTGGACAGATTGGCGGTGGCCGCTTCCCAAAAAAGCAAGGAGCGGGACTATTGGCTGGCGGCCTTATCCGGAGAATACGACAAGAGCGGCTTTCCTTGCGACGATGCGCGCGGAACCGGACTGCAGGCGGAAGAAGCCCCCTTCCGCCTTCCGCCGGAGCTGACGGCCCGCTTGCTGCAAGTAAGCAACGGATCGGATGCGAAGCTGCATGTGGTGTTATCCGCCGCGCTCGCGGCCTTGCTGGCCAGATTGGGGAACCGGAACGACGTCGTCATCGGGACTCCGATTTACAGGCAGCGGGAGGAAGCCGAATTCATCAATGCCGTGCTGCCGCTGCGGGCCAAGCTGGATGGCTCTCTCTCGTTCAGGCAATGTCTGCTTCAAATGCAGGAGACGATTGTGGGGGCGGTGGAGCATCAGAGCTATCCGATGGAGCTCGCCGCGCAGCAACTGGGCCTTCCGGCTGACGATCCGCTCGCCCATCCGCTGTTCGAGACGGCATTGCTTCTCGACAATATTCACGATGAGCGGTACTTCCGGGACGTGAAATGGAAGACACTGTTCCGCTTCCGCAGGACAGAGGACGGGATTGACGGCGCAATCCAATATAATTCGCGGCTATACCGCAGCGGCACCATGGCAAGCCTCGCTTCCCGTTACATGCTCCTGCTGCGGGAGGCGCTGGCGAATCCCGATCAGCCGCTGCGGAGCATCCCCGTCCTGCTGCCCGGGGAGAAGGAGCGGCTTCTCGGCCCATTGGCCGGAGGCTCGTCCGACTATCCGCGGGAACAGGCCGTGCACCGCTTGTTCGAGGAACAGGCGGCGCGCACGCCGGACGCGCCGGCCGTCATCAGCCGGGAAGGGCAGTTGACGTATGGCGAGCTGAACGCCAAGGCCAACCAATTGGCGTGGAGGCTGCGGGCGGCCGGAGTGGAGAAGGGCGAGATCGTCGGCTTGCTGCTCGCCCCTTCCGCCGACATGCTGGTCGGCATGCTGGCCGCATTGAAGGCCGGAGGCGCTTTTTTGCCGATAGATCCGGATTACCCCGACGAGCGCATCGCCTTCATGCTGGAGGACAGCGGCGCGCGCGTGGTGCTGACGCAGCGGCCTCTGGCGGGAAGGACAGCCGGCCGCGAAGCGCTGTGCTTCGACGAGGCGGAGCCGTTCGCAGGGGAGACGGAGAACGGGACGGCGGCCGATCCCGAAGCGCTGGCTTACGTCATCTACACGTCAGGCTCTACCGGACAGCCGAAGGGGGTCATGATCGAGCATCGCTCGCTCGTCAATCTGGCGTTCTGGCATATTCGCGCCTTCGGCGTAACGCCAGCCGACCGGAGCATCAAATACGCCGGATTCGGCTTCGACGCTTCGGTATGGGAGGTGTTTCCGTATCTGCTGGCAGGGTCAGCCATTCATATCGTGCCTGCGGACATCCGGCTGGATGCGCGCAAGCTGAACGGCTTTTTTGCGGAGCAGGGCATTACGATCGCCTTCCTGCCGACCATGATGTGCGAGCAGTTCATAGAGCTGCCGGAACGGAAAGCGGAGACGCTGCGGATATTGTTAACGGGCGGAGACCGCTTGAAGCGATACGCGCCGGGGAGCTTCCGGCTCTTCAACAATTACGGGCCGACCGAGAATACGGTGGTGACCACATGCGCGGAAATCAGGACGGATGATGGCGGCATCCCGATCGGACGCCCGATCGACAATACGCGAGTATATGTGCTCGACCGCGATCTTCAGCTGCTCCCGCCGGGCGTGCCGGGCGAAATCTGCGTCGCGGGCGCCGGCTTGGCCCGCGGCTATCTCGGCCGGCCGGAGCTGACGGCGGAGAGGTTCGTGCCCCATCCGCTCGTTCCGGGGGAACGTCTGTACCGGACGGGCGATCTGGGGCGCTGGCTCTCCGACGGCATGCTGGAGTACTGCGGCCGCCAGGATGACCAGGTGAAGGTGCGGGGGTACCGCATCGAGCCCGGGGAGATCGAAATGCTGCTGCGCGCGCATGAGGAAGTCCGCGAGGCGGTGATCCGGGTCCGGGAGGACGAGAACGGCCAAAACATGCTTTGCGCGTACTACACCGGCCCGGCCGGCTTGTCCGCGGCCGAACTGCGGGACTATTTGGCCCCGCAGCTGCCGGCCTATATGATTCCATCCTATTTCGTCCGTCTGGAGCGGCTGCCCGTGACGGCGAACGGGAAACTGGACGCGAAGGCTCTGCCCAATCCGAAGGAGCTCGTTCATACCGGCAAGAAATATGTGGCCCCGCAGGGCGGCATCGAGAACATGCTCGTCCGAATCTGGGCCGAAGTGTTGTCCATTCGCGAGGACAAGGTCGGCGTGCAGGATACCTTTTTCGATCTGGGCGGGAACTCGTTCCAGCTCGTGCAGGCGGTCAATAAGCTGTCAGAAGCGTTCGGCCGGGAAATCCCCGT